A section of the Penaeus chinensis breed Huanghai No. 1 chromosome 17, ASM1920278v2, whole genome shotgun sequence genome encodes:
- the LOC125034319 gene encoding WD repeat domain phosphoinositide-interacting protein 2-like isoform X5, whose protein sequence is MKVLHTIRDTPPNPMGLCALSISNDNCYLAYPGSNSIGQVQIFDAQNLQAKTMIPAHDSPLAAIAFNATGTKVATASEKGTVIRVFNVSDGARLHELRRGMKRCATIFSLAFSPDALFLIASSNTETVHVFKLEEVKDTQRVVVEEQPGLMGWMSKAVSASASYLPAPVTDMLSQGRAFATITLPFQGIRNVCAIATIQKHPRVVVASTDGYLYIYNLNTTEGGDCTLLKQHRLDGSGEGSSPGSEGGPVLGPYPGGAKKTEPEHKSNAKRTYSVSYDVDSDKMSEMAAACESPPKSVLKFDDDSEFPPV, encoded by the exons ATGAAGGTTCTCCACACCATCCGTGACACCCCGCCGAACCCCATGGGTCTGTGCGCTCTTTCCATTAGTAATGACAACTGTTACTTAGCCTACCCTGGCTCCAACTCCATCGGCCAGGTCCAGATCTTCGATGCTCAAAATCTG CAAGCAAAAACAATGATTCCTGCTCACGATAGCCCTCTTGCTGCCATTGCCTTTAATGCCACTGGTACTAAg GTTGCCACAGCTTCAGAGAAAGGCACGGTGATACGTGTCTTCAATGTGTCTGACGGAGCCCGGCTGCACGAGCTGCGGCGGGGCATGAAGCGGTGCGCCACCATCTTTTCCCTAGCCTTCTCACCCGATGCACTCTTCCTCATCGCCTCCTCCAATACAGAGACAGTCCATGTCTTCAAGCTCGAGGAGGTCAAGGATAC GCAACGAGTAGTGGTAGAGGAGCAGCCCGGACTAATGGGCTGGATGAGTAAAGCAGTGAGTGCGTCGGCCAGCTACTTACCAGCCCCTGTCACAGATATGCTGAGTCAGGGCCGTGCCTTTGCCACCATTACACTTCCCTTCCAGGGAATACGGAATGTCTGTGCCATAGCAAC GATTCAGAAACACCCTCGAGTAGTTGTCGCTTCAACAGATGGTTATTTGTACATTTACAACCTGAATACTACAGAGGGCGGTGACTGCACTTTATTGAAACAACACAG GCTCGACGGAAGTGGCGAGGGGAGCAGCCCGGGAAGTGAGGGAGGCCCCGTGTTAGGACCCTACCCTGGAGGCGCCAAGAAGACAGAACCAG AACACAAGAGCAATGCTAAGAGGACGTACAGTGTCTCCTATGACGTTG ATTCAGACAAGATGAGTGAAATGGCGGCAGCGTGCGAATCTCCCCCTAAGAGTGTCCTTAAGTTTGACGATGATTCGGAGTTCCCGCCTGTGTAA
- the LOC125034319 gene encoding WD repeat domain phosphoinositide-interacting protein 2-like isoform X4: MKVLHTIRDTPPNPMGLCALSISNDNCYLAYPGSNSIGQVQIFDAQNLQAKTMIPAHDSPLAAIAFNATGTKVATASEKGTVIRVFNVSDGARLHELRRGMKRCATIFSLAFSPDALFLIASSNTETVHVFKLEEVKDTQRVVVEEQPGLMGWMSKAVSASASYLPAPVTDMLSQGRAFATITLPFQGIRNVCAIATIQKHPRVVVASTDGYLYIYNLNTTEGGDCTLLKQHRLDGSGEGSSPGSEGGPVLGPYPGGAKKTEPVSTTGGSYAGVVKGPSAGVMTDSDKMSEMAAACESPPKSVLKFDDDSEFPPV; this comes from the exons ATGAAGGTTCTCCACACCATCCGTGACACCCCGCCGAACCCCATGGGTCTGTGCGCTCTTTCCATTAGTAATGACAACTGTTACTTAGCCTACCCTGGCTCCAACTCCATCGGCCAGGTCCAGATCTTCGATGCTCAAAATCTG CAAGCAAAAACAATGATTCCTGCTCACGATAGCCCTCTTGCTGCCATTGCCTTTAATGCCACTGGTACTAAg GTTGCCACAGCTTCAGAGAAAGGCACGGTGATACGTGTCTTCAATGTGTCTGACGGAGCCCGGCTGCACGAGCTGCGGCGGGGCATGAAGCGGTGCGCCACCATCTTTTCCCTAGCCTTCTCACCCGATGCACTCTTCCTCATCGCCTCCTCCAATACAGAGACAGTCCATGTCTTCAAGCTCGAGGAGGTCAAGGATAC GCAACGAGTAGTGGTAGAGGAGCAGCCCGGACTAATGGGCTGGATGAGTAAAGCAGTGAGTGCGTCGGCCAGCTACTTACCAGCCCCTGTCACAGATATGCTGAGTCAGGGCCGTGCCTTTGCCACCATTACACTTCCCTTCCAGGGAATACGGAATGTCTGTGCCATAGCAAC GATTCAGAAACACCCTCGAGTAGTTGTCGCTTCAACAGATGGTTATTTGTACATTTACAACCTGAATACTACAGAGGGCGGTGACTGCACTTTATTGAAACAACACAG GCTCGACGGAAGTGGCGAGGGGAGCAGCCCGGGAAGTGAGGGAGGCCCCGTGTTAGGACCCTACCCTGGAGGCGCCAAGAAGACAGAACCAG TGAGCACGACCGGAGGCAGCTATGCAGGAGTGGTGAAGGGACCATCTGCTGGAGTCATGACAG ATTCAGACAAGATGAGTGAAATGGCGGCAGCGTGCGAATCTCCCCCTAAGAGTGTCCTTAAGTTTGACGATGATTCGGAGTTCCCGCCTGTGTAA
- the LOC125034319 gene encoding WD repeat domain phosphoinositide-interacting protein 2-like isoform X2, with protein MKVLHTIRDTPPNPMGLCALSISNDNCYLAYPGSNSIGQVQIFDAQNLQAKTMIPAHDSPLAAIAFNATGTKVATASEKGTVIRVFNVSDGARLHELRRGMKRCATIFSLAFSPDALFLIASSNTETVHVFKLEEVKDTQRVVVEEQPGLMGWMSKAVSASASYLPAPVTDMLSQGRAFATITLPFQGIRNVCAIATIQKHPRVVVASTDGYLYIYNLNTTEGGDCTLLKQHRLDGSGEGSSPGSEGGPVLGPYPGGAKKTEPVSTTGGSYAGVVKGPSAGVMTEHKSNAKRTYSVSYDVDSDKMSEMAAACESPPKSVLKFDDDSEFPPV; from the exons ATGAAGGTTCTCCACACCATCCGTGACACCCCGCCGAACCCCATGGGTCTGTGCGCTCTTTCCATTAGTAATGACAACTGTTACTTAGCCTACCCTGGCTCCAACTCCATCGGCCAGGTCCAGATCTTCGATGCTCAAAATCTG CAAGCAAAAACAATGATTCCTGCTCACGATAGCCCTCTTGCTGCCATTGCCTTTAATGCCACTGGTACTAAg GTTGCCACAGCTTCAGAGAAAGGCACGGTGATACGTGTCTTCAATGTGTCTGACGGAGCCCGGCTGCACGAGCTGCGGCGGGGCATGAAGCGGTGCGCCACCATCTTTTCCCTAGCCTTCTCACCCGATGCACTCTTCCTCATCGCCTCCTCCAATACAGAGACAGTCCATGTCTTCAAGCTCGAGGAGGTCAAGGATAC GCAACGAGTAGTGGTAGAGGAGCAGCCCGGACTAATGGGCTGGATGAGTAAAGCAGTGAGTGCGTCGGCCAGCTACTTACCAGCCCCTGTCACAGATATGCTGAGTCAGGGCCGTGCCTTTGCCACCATTACACTTCCCTTCCAGGGAATACGGAATGTCTGTGCCATAGCAAC GATTCAGAAACACCCTCGAGTAGTTGTCGCTTCAACAGATGGTTATTTGTACATTTACAACCTGAATACTACAGAGGGCGGTGACTGCACTTTATTGAAACAACACAG GCTCGACGGAAGTGGCGAGGGGAGCAGCCCGGGAAGTGAGGGAGGCCCCGTGTTAGGACCCTACCCTGGAGGCGCCAAGAAGACAGAACCAG TGAGCACGACCGGAGGCAGCTATGCAGGAGTGGTGAAGGGACCATCTGCTGGAGTCATGACAG AACACAAGAGCAATGCTAAGAGGACGTACAGTGTCTCCTATGACGTTG ATTCAGACAAGATGAGTGAAATGGCGGCAGCGTGCGAATCTCCCCCTAAGAGTGTCCTTAAGTTTGACGATGATTCGGAGTTCCCGCCTGTGTAA
- the LOC125034319 gene encoding WD repeat domain phosphoinositide-interacting protein 2-like isoform X3, protein MKVLHTIRDTPPNPMGLCALSISNDNCYLAYPGSNSIGQVQIFDAQNLQAKTMIPAHDSPLAAIAFNATGTKVATASEKGTVIRVFNVSDGARLHELRRGMKRCATIFSLAFSPDALFLIASSNTETVHVFKLEEVKDTQRVVVEEQPGLMGWMSKAVSASASYLPAPVTDMLSQGRAFATITLPFQGIRNVCAIATIQKHPRVVVASTDGYLYIYNLNTTEGGDCTLLKQHRLDGSGEGSSPGSEGGPVLGPYPGGAKKTEPVSTTGGSYAGVVKGPSAGVMTGSTSADTLPPRTQDSDKMSEMAAACESPPKSVLKFDDDSEFPPV, encoded by the exons ATGAAGGTTCTCCACACCATCCGTGACACCCCGCCGAACCCCATGGGTCTGTGCGCTCTTTCCATTAGTAATGACAACTGTTACTTAGCCTACCCTGGCTCCAACTCCATCGGCCAGGTCCAGATCTTCGATGCTCAAAATCTG CAAGCAAAAACAATGATTCCTGCTCACGATAGCCCTCTTGCTGCCATTGCCTTTAATGCCACTGGTACTAAg GTTGCCACAGCTTCAGAGAAAGGCACGGTGATACGTGTCTTCAATGTGTCTGACGGAGCCCGGCTGCACGAGCTGCGGCGGGGCATGAAGCGGTGCGCCACCATCTTTTCCCTAGCCTTCTCACCCGATGCACTCTTCCTCATCGCCTCCTCCAATACAGAGACAGTCCATGTCTTCAAGCTCGAGGAGGTCAAGGATAC GCAACGAGTAGTGGTAGAGGAGCAGCCCGGACTAATGGGCTGGATGAGTAAAGCAGTGAGTGCGTCGGCCAGCTACTTACCAGCCCCTGTCACAGATATGCTGAGTCAGGGCCGTGCCTTTGCCACCATTACACTTCCCTTCCAGGGAATACGGAATGTCTGTGCCATAGCAAC GATTCAGAAACACCCTCGAGTAGTTGTCGCTTCAACAGATGGTTATTTGTACATTTACAACCTGAATACTACAGAGGGCGGTGACTGCACTTTATTGAAACAACACAG GCTCGACGGAAGTGGCGAGGGGAGCAGCCCGGGAAGTGAGGGAGGCCCCGTGTTAGGACCCTACCCTGGAGGCGCCAAGAAGACAGAACCAG TGAGCACGACCGGAGGCAGCTATGCAGGAGTGGTGAAGGGACCATCTGCTGGAGTCATGACAGGTAGTACATCCGCGGACACTCTTCCCCCTCGCACGCAGG ATTCAGACAAGATGAGTGAAATGGCGGCAGCGTGCGAATCTCCCCCTAAGAGTGTCCTTAAGTTTGACGATGATTCGGAGTTCCCGCCTGTGTAA
- the LOC125034319 gene encoding WD repeat domain phosphoinositide-interacting protein 2-like isoform X1, whose protein sequence is MKVLHTIRDTPPNPMGLCALSISNDNCYLAYPGSNSIGQVQIFDAQNLQAKTMIPAHDSPLAAIAFNATGTKVATASEKGTVIRVFNVSDGARLHELRRGMKRCATIFSLAFSPDALFLIASSNTETVHVFKLEEVKDTQRVVVEEQPGLMGWMSKAVSASASYLPAPVTDMLSQGRAFATITLPFQGIRNVCAIATIQKHPRVVVASTDGYLYIYNLNTTEGGDCTLLKQHRLDGSGEGSSPGSEGGPVLGPYPGGAKKTEPVSTTGGSYAGVVKGPSAGVMTGSTSADTLPPRTQEHKSNAKRTYSVSYDVDSDKMSEMAAACESPPKSVLKFDDDSEFPPV, encoded by the exons ATGAAGGTTCTCCACACCATCCGTGACACCCCGCCGAACCCCATGGGTCTGTGCGCTCTTTCCATTAGTAATGACAACTGTTACTTAGCCTACCCTGGCTCCAACTCCATCGGCCAGGTCCAGATCTTCGATGCTCAAAATCTG CAAGCAAAAACAATGATTCCTGCTCACGATAGCCCTCTTGCTGCCATTGCCTTTAATGCCACTGGTACTAAg GTTGCCACAGCTTCAGAGAAAGGCACGGTGATACGTGTCTTCAATGTGTCTGACGGAGCCCGGCTGCACGAGCTGCGGCGGGGCATGAAGCGGTGCGCCACCATCTTTTCCCTAGCCTTCTCACCCGATGCACTCTTCCTCATCGCCTCCTCCAATACAGAGACAGTCCATGTCTTCAAGCTCGAGGAGGTCAAGGATAC GCAACGAGTAGTGGTAGAGGAGCAGCCCGGACTAATGGGCTGGATGAGTAAAGCAGTGAGTGCGTCGGCCAGCTACTTACCAGCCCCTGTCACAGATATGCTGAGTCAGGGCCGTGCCTTTGCCACCATTACACTTCCCTTCCAGGGAATACGGAATGTCTGTGCCATAGCAAC GATTCAGAAACACCCTCGAGTAGTTGTCGCTTCAACAGATGGTTATTTGTACATTTACAACCTGAATACTACAGAGGGCGGTGACTGCACTTTATTGAAACAACACAG GCTCGACGGAAGTGGCGAGGGGAGCAGCCCGGGAAGTGAGGGAGGCCCCGTGTTAGGACCCTACCCTGGAGGCGCCAAGAAGACAGAACCAG TGAGCACGACCGGAGGCAGCTATGCAGGAGTGGTGAAGGGACCATCTGCTGGAGTCATGACAGGTAGTACATCCGCGGACACTCTTCCCCCTCGCACGCAGG AACACAAGAGCAATGCTAAGAGGACGTACAGTGTCTCCTATGACGTTG ATTCAGACAAGATGAGTGAAATGGCGGCAGCGTGCGAATCTCCCCCTAAGAGTGTCCTTAAGTTTGACGATGATTCGGAGTTCCCGCCTGTGTAA
- the LOC125034319 gene encoding WD repeat domain phosphoinositide-interacting protein 2-like isoform X6: MKVLHTIRDTPPNPMGLCALSISNDNCYLAYPGSNSIGQVQIFDAQNLQAKTMIPAHDSPLAAIAFNATGTKVATASEKGTVIRVFNVSDGARLHELRRGMKRCATIFSLAFSPDALFLIASSNTETVHVFKLEEVKDTQRVVVEEQPGLMGWMSKAVSASASYLPAPVTDMLSQGRAFATITLPFQGIRNVCAIATIQKHPRVVVASTDGYLYIYNLNTTEGGDCTLLKQHRLDGSGEGSSPGSEGGPVLGPYPGGAKKTEPDSDKMSEMAAACESPPKSVLKFDDDSEFPPV, translated from the exons ATGAAGGTTCTCCACACCATCCGTGACACCCCGCCGAACCCCATGGGTCTGTGCGCTCTTTCCATTAGTAATGACAACTGTTACTTAGCCTACCCTGGCTCCAACTCCATCGGCCAGGTCCAGATCTTCGATGCTCAAAATCTG CAAGCAAAAACAATGATTCCTGCTCACGATAGCCCTCTTGCTGCCATTGCCTTTAATGCCACTGGTACTAAg GTTGCCACAGCTTCAGAGAAAGGCACGGTGATACGTGTCTTCAATGTGTCTGACGGAGCCCGGCTGCACGAGCTGCGGCGGGGCATGAAGCGGTGCGCCACCATCTTTTCCCTAGCCTTCTCACCCGATGCACTCTTCCTCATCGCCTCCTCCAATACAGAGACAGTCCATGTCTTCAAGCTCGAGGAGGTCAAGGATAC GCAACGAGTAGTGGTAGAGGAGCAGCCCGGACTAATGGGCTGGATGAGTAAAGCAGTGAGTGCGTCGGCCAGCTACTTACCAGCCCCTGTCACAGATATGCTGAGTCAGGGCCGTGCCTTTGCCACCATTACACTTCCCTTCCAGGGAATACGGAATGTCTGTGCCATAGCAAC GATTCAGAAACACCCTCGAGTAGTTGTCGCTTCAACAGATGGTTATTTGTACATTTACAACCTGAATACTACAGAGGGCGGTGACTGCACTTTATTGAAACAACACAG GCTCGACGGAAGTGGCGAGGGGAGCAGCCCGGGAAGTGAGGGAGGCCCCGTGTTAGGACCCTACCCTGGAGGCGCCAAGAAGACAGAACCAG ATTCAGACAAGATGAGTGAAATGGCGGCAGCGTGCGAATCTCCCCCTAAGAGTGTCCTTAAGTTTGACGATGATTCGGAGTTCCCGCCTGTGTAA